TGCAGTTCAAGGCGAGCATCGGCATGGCGCTCAGTTCCATTGTGATTTTTCCCATCGCGATCGCCGTCATGGGTTTCGTCGCCGCAGCCATCATGTTTGCCATCTGGAAACTCATGGGGTCCGAGGAGTCCTACGAGACGTCGTACCGCTGCGTGGCATATGTCTCGGCCCTCTCTCCCATCATGACGATCCTGAACCTGATTCCCTATGCCGGATCCGTCCTCTCCCTGGGGATCGCCTGCTACTACTACGTCATCGCCAGCGTGGAGACACACGGGATTCCCGCCCGAAAGGCCTGGATGGTGTTCGGCATCATCGCCATCGTCCTGGCCGTGATGAGCCTCTCCGGCCAGTACGCCGCCAGGAAGGCGCTCGTCGAGGCGGAGCGGCTGCAGAAGGAAGCGGAGGTCATGCAGAAGAAGTATATGGAGCAGGCAGAAAAACTGCAGAAGCAGGCGGAAGAGGCGGCCCGGGCCGCCCAGCAGGCCGCCGAGCAATCCGCCCGCGAGCCGCAGCCGGGAGGCCAGCCGGGACCCCAGCCCGGGATGACCGCGGAGCAGGCCAAAGAAATGCAGAAGGCCATGGAGGAGATGCGCAAGGCCATGGAAAAGCAGCAGCGGGAGTCGCGCTGATCCTGGGATGAGAAAAGGGGACGGGTTTCAGGCCCGTCCCCCCGGAAGATAGAAACAGGTCCGTTTTTCTCAAGCAGCATGAAAAACGGACCTGTTTTTTTATGGGAAACAGGATGGCCATAAACACCATTGTCGATTTCTATAAGTGCATAAAATAACGTTTGACATTATAGAATACATATTCTAATAAACGCCCATGGGACGCAAGGCACACTTTACAAACGACCAGTTTGTCGATGCCGCCCTCGCACTGATCGCCGAGGG
This DNA window, taken from Syntrophales bacterium, encodes the following:
- a CDS encoding Yip1 family protein; amino-acid sequence: MADQNINVAEIPQTALKVVMSPAAFFREMPKTGGYVEPLIFMVAMGVISGLLHAVFSFLGLQFKASIGMALSSIVIFPIAIAVMGFVAAAIMFAIWKLMGSEESYETSYRCVAYVSALSPIMTILNLIPYAGSVLSLGIACYYYVIASVETHGIPARKAWMVFGIIAIVLAVMSLSGQYAARKALVEAERLQKEAEVMQKKYMEQAEKLQKQAEEAARAAQQAAEQSAREPQPGGQPGPQPGMTAEQAKEMQKAMEEMRKAMEKQQRESR